In Deinococcus reticulitermitis, a single genomic region encodes these proteins:
- a CDS encoding ABC transporter permease has protein sequence MPSKIDPRRSGRSGGLRWPLVWNVAWRDLLSTLRDRRTLVSTILLPLLILPLFTLGMPLLLGRLIGGQAAERQKVGVVGTLPAELRRSLTRDESGRAGVELVSVTDPVEAVQSGEVEAALRAVTPLPTRAGEGSGQLELYAKLGNLKGQTGAQGKVESSVQAYNRALTLSRLEALGLDETALSPVTLRPVDASPAQEQRAGALAFLIPLMMLSFLLNGGMATALDSTAGEKERGTLESLLVSPVSRGEVVAGKLLATTLTSLATGVFSVLGFLAAGLAAAGLRGRSDVDAEMMQAMGGQLTLTPATLGAMVLIVLTVALLLSALLIALSIYARSYKEAQTYVTPLTFLIVFPAVALQFADFLTIGDALYALPVFGSMVAILDLVKGQITPLHTLLASGANLLGAGVLAWLAWRSFGREEVIFRN, from the coding sequence GTGCCGTCTAAAATCGACCCCCGCCGGTCAGGGCGCTCGGGTGGGCTGCGCTGGCCGCTCGTCTGGAACGTGGCGTGGCGTGACCTGCTCTCGACGCTGCGCGACCGCCGCACCCTGGTCAGCACCATCTTGCTGCCGCTGCTGATCCTGCCGCTCTTTACCCTCGGGATGCCGCTGCTGCTCGGGCGCCTGATCGGGGGACAGGCCGCCGAGAGGCAGAAGGTGGGCGTGGTCGGCACGCTGCCGGCCGAGCTCCGCCGCAGCCTCACGCGCGACGAGTCGGGGCGGGCGGGCGTGGAGCTCGTCTCTGTGACTGACCCGGTGGAGGCCGTGCAGAGCGGCGAGGTCGAGGCAGCCCTGCGCGCCGTGACGCCGCTCCCCACCCGGGCCGGCGAGGGCAGCGGCCAGCTGGAGCTCTACGCCAAGCTCGGCAATCTCAAGGGACAGACCGGCGCTCAGGGCAAGGTGGAAAGCAGCGTCCAGGCGTACAACCGCGCCCTGACGCTCAGCCGCCTTGAGGCGCTCGGGCTCGACGAAACCGCCCTCTCCCCCGTCACCCTGCGTCCGGTGGACGCCAGCCCCGCGCAGGAACAGCGGGCGGGAGCGCTCGCCTTCCTGATTCCGCTCATGATGCTGAGCTTCCTGCTCAACGGCGGCATGGCGACGGCGCTCGACTCGACGGCGGGGGAAAAGGAGCGCGGCACTCTGGAGAGCCTGCTCGTCTCGCCAGTCAGTCGCGGCGAGGTGGTGGCGGGCAAGCTGCTGGCCACCACCCTGACCTCGCTGGCGACCGGGGTGTTCAGCGTGCTGGGATTTCTCGCGGCGGGGCTGGCGGCGGCGGGGCTGCGGGGCCGCTCCGACGTGGACGCCGAGATGATGCAGGCGATGGGCGGACAACTGACCCTGACCCCCGCCACCCTGGGGGCAATGGTCCTGATTGTACTCACGGTGGCGCTGCTCCTGAGTGCCCTCCTGATCGCCCTGAGCATCTACGCCCGCTCGTACAAGGAAGCGCAGACCTACGTCACGCCGCTGACCTTTCTGATCGTGTTTCCCGCCGTAGCGCTGCAATTCGCTGACTTTCTGACCATCGGGGACGCGCTCTACGCTCTGCCGGTGTTCGGGAGCATGGTGGCCATTCTGGACCTCGTCAAGGGCCAGATCACGCCCCTGCACACACTGCTCGCGTCCGGCGCCAACCTGCTCGGCGCGGGCGTCCTCGCGTGGCTCGCGTGGCGGTCGTTCGGACGTGAGGAGGTGATTTTCCGCAACTGA
- a CDS encoding ATP-binding cassette domain-containing protein — protein MLDIQHLSKSYGQFLALRDVSFQARDGEVFGLLGPNGAGKTTLLRILATLLRPTSGTVTVGGLDTERHAEGVRRLIGVVNGGMGLPARLTGREILRSFAELYGLSREQAEARITELDARLELGRTLDTRAGEYSTGMKQKVVIARAVIHDPAVLVLDEAASGLDIFARRTLLDFVAQTRAPGRLTLYSTHVMSEAEEVCDRVAILHEGQLIVLGSIPEILARTGERSLERAFFELVRSVDARGGAARAV, from the coding sequence ATGCTCGATATTCAGCATCTCAGTAAGAGCTACGGCCAGTTTCTCGCCCTCCGGGACGTGTCGTTTCAGGCGCGTGACGGCGAGGTCTTCGGCCTGCTCGGCCCCAACGGCGCGGGCAAGACCACGCTGCTTCGCATCCTCGCCACGCTGCTGCGGCCCACGTCCGGCACCGTCACGGTCGGCGGCCTGGACACCGAGCGCCATGCCGAAGGCGTGCGGCGCCTGATCGGGGTGGTCAACGGCGGCATGGGGCTGCCGGCCCGCCTGACCGGGCGCGAGATCCTGCGCTCCTTCGCCGAACTGTATGGCCTGAGCCGCGAACAGGCCGAAGCGCGCATCACTGAGCTCGATGCCCGGCTCGAACTCGGGCGCACGCTCGACACCCGCGCCGGGGAATACTCGACCGGCATGAAGCAGAAGGTCGTGATCGCCCGCGCGGTGATTCACGACCCCGCTGTGCTCGTACTCGACGAGGCGGCGAGCGGGCTCGACATCTTCGCGCGGCGGACGCTGCTCGATTTCGTGGCTCAGACGCGGGCGCCGGGACGGCTCACGCTGTATTCCACCCACGTTATGAGCGAGGCCGAGGAAGTCTGCGACCGGGTGGCGATCCTGCACGAGGGCCAGTTGATCGTGCTCGGCTCCATTCCCGAGATTCTGGCCCGCACCGGCGAACGCTCGCTCGAACGCGCCTTTTTCGAACTGGTCCGCAGCGTGGACGCGCGGGGAGGTGCGGCGCGTGCCGTCTAA
- a CDS encoding endonuclease III domain-containing protein yields MPPRSRPPLTEQWPPPAFFPDYLRRLREAYVPELPLPRRFPEPLGGVIRTILSQQNTRRVAGRQWEVLTATYPRWEAALADGPDGIAATLKGAGGGLSRLKADYIYGLLAHLEETRGELSLRFLRDFPLTPQGDEEARRALAALPGVGHKTVALVLLFDLGRAAMPVDGNMERAAKRLELVPAGWSSDRVERWYDEAAPRDWETRFALHLSGVRHGRVTCRPQRPLCGECVLREFCPAAAIFELEEG; encoded by the coding sequence GTGCCTCCGCGTTCCCGGCCTCCCCTCACCGAGCAGTGGCCGCCGCCCGCCTTCTTCCCCGACTACCTGCGCCGGCTGCGCGAGGCCTACGTCCCCGAGTTGCCGCTGCCCCGGCGCTTTCCCGAGCCGCTCGGCGGCGTGATCCGGACCATCCTCTCGCAGCAAAACACCCGCCGGGTCGCCGGGCGGCAGTGGGAGGTGCTCACCGCCACCTACCCGCGGTGGGAAGCGGCCCTCGCCGACGGCCCGGACGGCATCGCGGCCACCCTGAAAGGCGCGGGCGGGGGACTCTCGCGGTTGAAGGCCGATTACATCTATGGCCTGCTCGCGCACCTCGAGGAAACGCGCGGGGAACTCAGCCTGCGTTTCCTGCGTGACTTTCCCCTCACGCCGCAGGGCGACGAGGAGGCCCGCCGCGCCCTGGCCGCGCTGCCTGGGGTGGGGCACAAGACGGTGGCGCTCGTCCTGCTCTTTGACCTGGGGCGGGCCGCGATGCCGGTCGACGGCAACATGGAGCGGGCGGCCAAGCGGCTCGAACTTGTGCCGGCGGGCTGGAGCAGTGACCGGGTCGAGCGCTGGTACGACGAGGCGGCGCCGCGCGACTGGGAAACGCGCTTTGCGCTGCACCTGTCTGGGGTACGCCACGGCAGGGTCACCTGTCGCCCGCAGCGCCCGCTGTGCGGCGAGTGCGTGCTGCGCGAGTTCTGCCCGGCGGCGGCGATCTTCGAGCTGGAAGAGGGTTGA
- a CDS encoding acylphosphatase, whose product MRLTALISGQVQGVGFRRYVQRQARDLNLSGYAENLIDGRVEVVAEGTEADLHRLLHWLRRGPPHARVEDVQTQYSEATGIRDFHVY is encoded by the coding sequence ATGCGTCTGACTGCCCTTATTTCCGGCCAGGTTCAGGGCGTGGGTTTTCGCCGCTATGTACAGCGTCAAGCCCGTGACCTCAACCTCAGCGGCTACGCTGAGAACCTCATCGATGGGCGGGTGGAGGTCGTGGCCGAAGGCACCGAAGCCGACCTGCACCGCCTGCTCCACTGGCTGCGGCGCGGCCCGCCCCACGCGCGCGTCGAGGACGTGCAGACCCAGTACAGCGAGGCCACCGGCATACGCGACTTCCACGTGTACTGA